The window CGTTCAATTCCTTCCTGGGACTGCCTTGCCATCAGCCATCGTGGGGCAATCTGACCGGTGTTGATCTGAACACCAAAACCATTGCCTGGCAGGTTCCACTAGGCACGGTTGAAGATAGCCGTCTGATGGGCGTGCGCACCAGCCTGCCTATCCCGCTGGGCATGCCATCACTGTCTGGCCCTGTGGCCACGGCAGGCGGTCTGACGTTCTATGCGGGTACCCAGGATTACTATCTGCGCGCTTTTGACAGCAGCACCGGCAAAGAGGTCTGGAAATCCCGTCTGCCCGTTGGTGCACAGGCAACACCTATCACTTATCTGTCTCCGGAAACCGGCAGGCAATTTGTTGTTGTGGTTGCCGGCGGTGCGCGTATGACACCTGAAAAAGGGGATTACGTGATTGGGTATGCCTTGCCGAAGAAGTAAGGCATAAGCAGTACTTTGTTTGATGTGGAAGCGGCCGTGATGGCCGCTTTTTTCGTGGGCTGCCAACATCCCCGTATGTTCATGCAAGTCTCACGCACTGATATGGGTACGGGCGGAGCCGATGATACGCCAAAAGACAAACGGATACGCATAGATCAGAATGATGTTTGCTCCGATCCAATAAAACGAATGCCAACGCCAGGCTCGGTGACGATATATTTTGGCGATGTGGCGCTATCGTTGAGTTTGAAGCGCAGCTTGCCGACCAATATTCTTAGATAATGCGTATCTTGTTCATGCACTGGCCCCCAGATACCTCGCAGCAGTTGCGTTTGCGTGATCAGTCGCCCAGGATTCTGGATCAGAATGCTTAATAAAGAAAATTCTTTTCTGGTCAGCGACAGCGACTCGCCCTGGATTCTGACCTCCCGTTCAGCCAGGTTCACATACAGGCACCCGTCATCGAAATCAGCGACCTTGCTGGTCGTCTGTATCGTGGTGCGCAATGATGCGCGAATACGTGCCATCAAT of the Advenella mimigardefordensis DPN7 genome contains:
- a CDS encoding response regulator, translated to MMNNTTSTTPSARILIIDDEPQIRQLIDISLRSQGYTTMLAASGMQGLTLLANKSVDLVLLDLGLPDMDGQSVLTELRRLYQIPVIILTVRSSEIEKVKLLDAGANDYVTKPFGMSELMARIRASLRTTIQTTSKVADFDDGCLYVNLAEREVRIQGESLSLTRKEFSLLSILIQNPGRLITQTQLLRGIWGPVHEQDTHYLRILVGKLRFKLNDSATSPKYIVTEPGVGIRFIGSEQTSF